One genomic segment of Primulina tabacum isolate GXHZ01 chromosome 9, ASM2559414v2, whole genome shotgun sequence includes these proteins:
- the LOC142555359 gene encoding E3 ubiquitin-protein ligase RHA2A-like has protein sequence MGLQNQLSDLSSESVLTLTVVLIANSVRYLHTLLSAILHTFGLFSPRFDQDRRHFETSIYGGVVGTGLASLVLLCDQLNLNQVCSYTKRSEDDADRFGPDCVVCLNRLGEGDRVRRLPCLHVFHKDCFDGWMEHLNFNCPLCREPLVSEERVTCTQRRVADDLFAFFPVH, from the coding sequence ATGGGTTTACAGAACCAGCTGTCCGACCTGTCGTCGGAGTCGGTCCTCACATTGACGGTGGTGCTCATAGCCAACAGCGTACGTTATCTCCACACCCTTCTCTCTGCTATCTTGCACACATTCGGCCTCTTCTCTCCCCGCTTCGACCAGGATCGCCGCCATTTCGAGACCTCCATCTACGGTGGAGTCGTCGGTACCGGACTAGCTAGCCTTGTTCTCCTCTGCGACCAATTGAATCTGAACCAGGTCTGCTCATACACGAAGCGATCCGAAGACGATGCCGATCGGTTCGGTCCGGATTGCGTCGTGTGCCTTAACCGGCTGGGCGAAGGGGACAGGGTGCGCAGATTACCCTGCCTCCACGTCTTCCACAAGGATTGCTTCGACGGCTGGATGGAGCACCTCAACTTCAACTGCCCGCTCTGCCGTGAACCGCTGGTGTCCGAGGAGCGCGTGACCTGCACGCAGAGGCGCGTCGCCGATGATCTCTTCGCTTTTTTCCCAGTCCATTGA
- the LOC142555360 gene encoding uncharacterized protein LOC142555360 — MASYYDVDDILAEEELVPSVFQHDANGVGLFDSSDCTNKVEAASRVELPFWLVRELYLRDLISIRVPPSFNKESKTREEIGADAAHVDLRSRCPYFYSLGCKIAPLVGDKTIGPFLLIAFRTRYKEVLIKAHTLTLAAAPKYMTLLTNEEAKLYEAGQSSIAAFKKWRVGGPRFEVAPVLGRKRKPT, encoded by the exons ATGGCAAGTTATTATgatgttgatgatatattggCTGAAGAAGAG CTTGTTCCATCTGTATTTCAACATGATGCAAATGGAGTTGGGCTTTTTGATTCGAGTGACTGCACTAATAAG GTCGAAGCTGCTTCCCGAGTAGAACTGCCTTTTTGGCTTGTCCGCGAACTGTATTTGAGAGATCTTATATCCATTAGGGTTCCTCCATCTTTTAACAAAGA ATCCAAAACAAGGGAAGAAATAGGGGCGGATGCTGCTCATGTGGATCTCAGAAGTCGGTGTCCTTATTTTTATTCACTAGGTTGCAAGATTGCACCGCT TGTTGGTGACAAAACCATTGGGCCATTTCTTCTCATTGCATTTCGAACAAGATACAAGGAAGTCTTGATCAAGGCACATACTTTAACATTGGCAGCGGCTCCCAAATACATGACACTTCTAACTAATGAAGAAGCCAAAT TGTATGAGGCTGGTCAATCTTCAATAGCTGCATTTAAGAAGTGGCGGGTGGGCGGGCCAAGATTTGAGGTCGCTCCAGTTCTTGGCAGGAAGAGGAAACCGACCTAA